One Pseudomonas brassicacearum genomic region harbors:
- a CDS encoding spermidine synthase, with protein sequence MTEERVEHLLAEVHDEFGMIRVFEVADYRFLEFGDAIEQSCVFTADPSWLEYDYTRAMLIGALCHEQPESALFLGLGAGTLTQACLKFLPLEDVEAIELRPDVPRLAIEYLGLDDDPRLYIRVGDALELLETAEPADLIFVDLYTDVGPGVGHLAWGFLENCQKRLNPGGWLVINQWATDDGKPLGAALLRGLYHRHYWELPVKEGNVILIVPADLDQELDMQGLVARAEGLAPRLGYSLQSLIKAIRPAT encoded by the coding sequence ATGACAGAGGAGCGCGTCGAGCATCTGCTCGCCGAGGTGCACGACGAGTTCGGCATGATCCGAGTGTTCGAAGTGGCCGACTACCGGTTTCTTGAGTTCGGCGATGCCATTGAGCAGAGCTGCGTGTTCACGGCCGATCCGAGCTGGCTCGAATACGATTACACCCGCGCCATGCTGATCGGTGCGTTGTGCCATGAGCAGCCGGAGAGCGCGCTGTTCCTGGGATTGGGAGCCGGTACGTTGACCCAGGCCTGCCTCAAGTTCCTGCCGCTGGAAGACGTCGAGGCTATCGAACTGCGTCCCGACGTGCCGCGCCTGGCCATCGAATACCTGGGGCTGGACGACGATCCGCGACTGTACATCCGCGTTGGCGATGCTTTGGAATTGCTTGAAACGGCGGAGCCGGCGGACCTGATTTTCGTCGACCTCTATACCGATGTGGGCCCTGGCGTCGGGCACCTGGCCTGGGGCTTCCTGGAAAACTGCCAGAAGCGCCTCAACCCGGGCGGCTGGCTGGTGATCAACCAATGGGCCACCGATGACGGCAAACCGTTGGGCGCGGCGCTGTTGCGCGGCTTGTACCACCGGCATTATTGGGAGCTGCCGGTGAAGGAGGGCAATGTGATCCTGATTGTGCCGGCGGACCTGGACCAGGAGCTGGACATGCAAGGACTGGTCGCCAGGGCCGAAGGGCTGGCGCCGCGCTTGGGGTATTCGTTGCAGTCACTGATCAAGGCGATCCGGCCGGCGACCTGA
- a CDS encoding DEAD/DEAH box helicase gives MTQETGGFAAFNLNPNILAAVIATGYEEPSAIQQQSIPIIMAGHDMIGQAQTGTGKTAAFALPILHRIDPAKREPQALILAPTRELALQVATAFETYAKQMPGVTVVAVYGGAPMGPQLKAIRNGAQIVVATPGRLCDHLRRDEKVLATVNHLVLDEADEMLKLGFMDDLEVIFKALPATRQTVLFSATLPQSIRAIAERHLRDPQHVKIQTKTQTVTAIEQAHLLVHADQKTSAVLSLLEVEDFDALIMFVRTKQATLDLASALEAKGYKAAALNGDIAQNQRERVIESLKDGRLDIVVATDVAARGLDVPRITHVFNVDMPYDPESYVHRIGRTGRAGREGRALLLVTPRERRMLQVIERVTGQKVAEVRLPDAQAVLDARIKKLTNSLSPLVADAESTHGDLLDRLTADIGCTPRALAAALLRKATNGQALTLAAIEKERPLVPNSAPRGDRPERTGDRPDRGDRERRAPIPLAEGRARCRTALGARDGIAAKNLLGAILNEGGLAREAIGRIQVRDSFSLVELPEDGLEKLLTKLKDTRVAGKQLKLRRYRED, from the coding sequence ATGACCCAGGAAACCGGCGGCTTCGCCGCTTTTAATCTCAATCCGAACATTCTTGCAGCCGTCATTGCGACCGGCTACGAAGAACCTTCGGCTATTCAGCAGCAATCGATCCCGATCATCATGGCCGGCCACGACATGATTGGTCAGGCGCAAACCGGTACGGGTAAAACCGCCGCGTTCGCCCTGCCTATCCTGCATCGCATCGATCCTGCCAAGCGCGAGCCGCAAGCCCTGATCCTGGCGCCAACCCGTGAGTTGGCGCTGCAAGTAGCCACCGCTTTCGAAACCTACGCCAAGCAAATGCCCGGCGTTACCGTTGTGGCCGTTTACGGCGGCGCCCCGATGGGCCCACAACTGAAAGCCATCCGTAACGGCGCACAGATCGTTGTCGCCACTCCGGGTCGTCTGTGCGACCACCTGCGTCGTGACGAGAAAGTCCTGGCTACCGTGAACCACCTGGTTCTCGACGAAGCCGACGAAATGCTCAAGCTCGGCTTCATGGATGACCTGGAAGTCATCTTCAAGGCCCTGCCAGCCACCCGTCAGACTGTATTGTTCTCGGCCACCCTGCCGCAGTCGATCCGAGCCATTGCCGAACGCCACCTGCGCGATCCGCAACACGTGAAGATCCAGACCAAGACCCAGACCGTCACCGCGATCGAGCAGGCTCACCTGCTGGTTCACGCTGACCAGAAGACCTCGGCTGTATTGAGCCTGCTGGAAGTCGAGGATTTCGACGCCCTGATCATGTTCGTGCGCACCAAGCAAGCGACCCTGGACCTGGCCAGTGCCCTGGAAGCCAAAGGCTACAAGGCCGCTGCGCTGAACGGTGACATTGCTCAGAACCAACGTGAGCGCGTCATCGAATCCCTCAAGGATGGCCGCCTGGACATCGTTGTGGCAACCGACGTCGCCGCCCGTGGCCTGGACGTTCCGCGCATCACCCACGTATTCAACGTGGACATGCCGTACGATCCAGAATCCTACGTTCACCGTATCGGCCGTACTGGCCGTGCCGGTCGCGAAGGTCGTGCCCTGCTGCTGGTCACCCCGCGTGAGCGCCGCATGCTGCAAGTGATCGAGCGTGTGACGGGTCAGAAGGTGGCTGAAGTTCGCCTGCCGGACGCCCAGGCCGTTCTCGATGCCCGCATCAAGAAACTGACCAACAGCTTGTCGCCGCTGGTGGCTGACGCCGAATCGACCCACGGTGATCTGCTGGATCGCCTGACCGCCGACATCGGTTGCACCCCGCGTGCCCTGGCCGCTGCTCTGCTGCGCAAGGCCACCAATGGCCAGGCGCTGACCTTGGCTGCGATCGAGAAGGAACGTCCACTCGTGCCGAACAGCGCACCACGTGGTGACCGTCCTGAGCGTACCGGTGATCGTCCGGACCGTGGTGATCGCGAGCGTCGTGCGCCGATCCCGCTGGCCGAAGGCCGTGCTCGCTGCCGTACCGCGCTGGGTGCCCGTGACGGCATCGCCGCCAAGAACCTGCTGGGGGCCATCCTCAACGAAGGCGGCCTGGCGCGTGAAGCCATCGGTCGCATCCAGGTGCGTGACAGCTTCAGCCTGGTGGAACTGCCGGAAGATGGTCTGGAGAAGTTGCTGACCAAGCTGAAGGACACCCGCGTAGCCGGCAAGCAGCTCAAGCTGCGTCGCTATCGCGAAGATTGA
- a CDS encoding DODA-type extradiol aromatic ring-opening family dioxygenase encodes MLPSLFISHGSPMLALEPGDSGPALASLAAQLPRPKAIVIVSAHWESNELVVSANPQPRTWHDFGGFPPALYEVQYPAPGDPQLAAQVAGMLNAAHLPARLDNQRPSDHGVWVPLSLMYPEADIPVVQVSLPSRQGPVLQTQVGQALASLRHQGVLLIGSGSITHNLRDLDWNAGPESIEPWAKAFRDWIVEKLAANDEAALHDYRHQAPNAVRAHPSDEHLLPLYFARGAGGTFSVAHTGFSMGTLGMDIYRFD; translated from the coding sequence ATGCTGCCCAGCCTGTTTATCTCCCATGGCTCACCGATGCTGGCCCTGGAACCCGGCGACAGTGGCCCGGCACTGGCCAGTCTCGCCGCCCAACTGCCCCGGCCCAAAGCCATCGTCATCGTGTCCGCCCACTGGGAAAGCAATGAACTGGTGGTCAGCGCCAATCCGCAGCCACGCACCTGGCACGATTTCGGCGGCTTTCCGCCGGCACTGTATGAGGTGCAGTACCCCGCGCCGGGCGATCCGCAGCTGGCCGCGCAAGTAGCAGGCATGCTCAATGCCGCACACCTGCCGGCACGCCTCGACAATCAACGACCCTCCGATCACGGCGTCTGGGTACCGCTGTCCTTGATGTACCCCGAGGCGGACATCCCGGTGGTGCAGGTCTCCTTGCCCAGCCGCCAGGGACCCGTGTTGCAGACGCAGGTTGGCCAGGCCCTGGCGAGCCTGCGCCATCAAGGAGTCTTGCTGATTGGCTCTGGCAGCATCACCCATAACCTGCGCGACCTGGACTGGAACGCCGGACCTGAAAGCATCGAGCCCTGGGCCAAGGCCTTTCGCGACTGGATCGTTGAGAAGCTGGCGGCCAACGATGAAGCTGCCCTGCATGATTACCGTCACCAGGCGCCGAACGCCGTGCGCGCCCACCCCAGCGACGAACACCTGTTGCCGCTGTATTTTGCCCGGGGTGCCGGTGGGACATTCAGTGTTGCCCATACGGGGTTCTCGATGGGGACGCTGGGGATGGACATTTATCGGTTCGATTGA
- a CDS encoding thiopurine S-methyltransferase, whose amino-acid sequence MEPEFWHKRWSSNQIGFHLPEVNPYLQRFWPQLGLAQGSRVLVPLCGKTLDLLWLAHQGYSVLGVELSEKATVDFFLEHQLEPSVDEEGAFKVFRAGNIEIRCGDFFALGAQEVAGCTALYDRAALIALPVSMRERYAAHLQNILPECVGLLITLDYDQAQMPGPPFSVGDDEVQRLLGDAWRLEVLQEQDVLGESWKFLQAGVTRLDERAYRISKG is encoded by the coding sequence ATGGAGCCGGAGTTTTGGCATAAGCGGTGGTCATCGAATCAGATCGGCTTTCACTTGCCGGAAGTGAACCCCTATCTGCAACGTTTCTGGCCGCAACTGGGATTGGCGCAGGGCAGTCGAGTACTGGTGCCCCTGTGCGGGAAAACCCTGGATCTGTTGTGGCTCGCCCATCAGGGGTATTCGGTGCTGGGCGTGGAGCTGTCGGAAAAAGCCACTGTCGATTTTTTCCTCGAGCATCAGCTTGAGCCTAGCGTGGATGAAGAGGGCGCTTTCAAGGTGTTCCGTGCCGGTAATATTGAGATCCGCTGCGGTGATTTCTTTGCCTTGGGTGCGCAGGAGGTGGCCGGTTGCACTGCGTTGTACGACCGTGCGGCATTGATCGCCTTGCCTGTGTCGATGCGGGAACGGTATGCGGCCCATCTGCAGAACATCCTGCCGGAGTGCGTGGGGCTGTTGATTACCCTGGATTACGATCAGGCACAAATGCCCGGGCCACCGTTTTCCGTCGGGGATGACGAAGTGCAGCGGCTGCTGGGAGACGCCTGGCGGCTGGAGGTCTTGCAGGAGCAGGATGTGCTGGGTGAAAGCTGGAAGTTCTTGCAGGCTGGCGTGACGCGGCTGGATGAGCGGGCGTATCGGATTTCCAAGGGGTAA
- the htpX gene encoding protease HtpX — MMRILLFLATNLAVVLIASITLSLFGFNGFMAANGVDLNLNQLLIFCAVFGFAGSLFSLFISKWMAKMSTSTQIISQPRTRHEQWLLQTVEQLSREAGIKMPEVGIFPAYEANAFATGWNKNDALVAVSQGLLERFSPDEVKAVLAHEIGHVANGDMVTLALIQGVVNTFVMFFARIIGNFVDKVIFKNEEGQGIAYYVATIFAELVLGILASAIVMWFSRKREFRADDAGARLAGTSAMIGALQRLRAEQGLPVHMPDTLNAFGINGGIKQGLARMFMSHPPLEERIDALRRRG, encoded by the coding sequence ATGATGCGCATCCTGCTGTTTTTGGCCACTAACCTGGCGGTCGTGCTGATTGCCAGCATCACCCTGAGCCTTTTTGGCTTCAACGGGTTCATGGCGGCCAATGGGGTTGACCTCAACCTCAATCAGCTGCTGATCTTCTGTGCGGTGTTCGGTTTCGCCGGTTCCCTGTTCTCGCTGTTCATCTCCAAGTGGATGGCGAAGATGAGCACCAGCACCCAGATCATCAGCCAGCCGCGCACTCGCCATGAACAATGGCTGCTGCAAACCGTCGAGCAGTTGTCTCGCGAAGCCGGTATCAAAATGCCGGAAGTCGGGATTTTCCCGGCCTACGAGGCCAACGCCTTCGCCACCGGCTGGAACAAGAACGACGCACTGGTCGCGGTCAGCCAGGGTCTGCTCGAGCGGTTTTCACCCGACGAAGTCAAGGCCGTGCTGGCCCACGAGATCGGCCACGTCGCCAACGGCGATATGGTGACCCTGGCGTTGATCCAGGGCGTGGTGAACACCTTCGTGATGTTCTTTGCCCGCATCATCGGCAATTTCGTTGACAAGGTGATCTTCAAGAATGAAGAAGGCCAGGGTATCGCCTACTACGTGGCAACCATCTTTGCCGAGCTGGTACTGGGCATCCTCGCCAGCGCCATCGTCATGTGGTTCTCGCGCAAACGCGAGTTCCGCGCCGACGACGCCGGTGCACGCCTGGCGGGCACCAGCGCCATGATCGGCGCGCTGCAACGCCTTCGCGCCGAGCAAGGCTTGCCCGTCCACATGCCCGACACCCTGAACGCCTTTGGCATCAACGGCGGCATCAAACAGGGCCTGGCGCGCATGTTCATGAGCCACCCGCCGCTGGAAGAGCGTATCGACGCACTGCGTCGTCGCGGCTAA
- a CDS encoding pyridoxal phosphate-dependent aminotransferase, whose product MQVSKSNKLANVCYDIRGPVLKHAKRLEEEGHRILKLNIGNPAPFGFEAPDEILQDVIRNLPTAQGYSDSKGLFSARKAVMQYYQQKQVEGVGIEDIYLGNGVSELIVMSMQALLNNGDEVLVPAPDYPLWTAAVSLSGGNPVHYLCDEQANWFPDLADIKAKITPNTKALVIINPNNPTGAVYSREVLLGMLELARQHNLVVFSDEIYDKILYDDAVHICTASLAPDLLCLTFNGLSKSYRVAGFRSGWIVITGPKHHAQSYIEGIDMLANMRLCANVPSQHAIQTALGGYQSINDLVLPQGRLLEQRNRTWELLNDIPGVSCVKPMGALYAFPRIDPKVCPIHNDEKFVLDLLLSEKLLVVQGTAFNWPWPDHFRVVTLPRVDDLDQAIGRIGNFLKSYRQ is encoded by the coding sequence ATGCAGGTCAGCAAATCGAACAAGCTCGCCAACGTCTGCTACGACATTCGCGGCCCGGTGCTCAAGCACGCCAAACGCCTGGAAGAGGAAGGCCATCGCATCCTCAAGCTGAACATCGGCAACCCGGCACCCTTTGGTTTCGAAGCGCCCGATGAAATTCTCCAGGACGTCATCCGCAACCTGCCAACCGCCCAGGGCTACAGCGACTCCAAGGGCCTGTTCAGCGCCCGCAAGGCCGTGATGCAGTACTACCAGCAGAAGCAGGTCGAAGGTGTCGGCATCGAAGACATCTACCTGGGTAACGGCGTCTCCGAGCTGATCGTGATGTCGATGCAGGCCCTGCTCAACAACGGCGATGAAGTGCTGGTGCCGGCGCCGGACTACCCATTGTGGACCGCCGCCGTCAGCCTGTCCGGCGGCAACCCCGTGCATTACCTGTGCGACGAGCAGGCCAACTGGTTCCCCGACCTGGCGGATATCAAGGCCAAGATCACGCCCAATACCAAGGCGCTGGTGATCATCAACCCGAACAACCCGACCGGCGCGGTGTACTCCAGGGAAGTGCTGCTGGGCATGCTGGAACTGGCCCGCCAGCACAACCTGGTGGTGTTTTCCGACGAGATCTACGACAAGATCCTCTACGACGATGCCGTGCACATCTGCACCGCCTCCCTGGCGCCGGACCTGCTGTGCCTGACTTTCAATGGCCTGTCCAAATCCTATCGGGTCGCCGGTTTCCGCTCCGGCTGGATCGTCATTACCGGGCCCAAGCACCACGCCCAGAGCTATATCGAAGGCATCGACATGCTGGCCAACATGCGCCTGTGTGCCAACGTCCCGAGCCAACACGCGATCCAGACGGCGCTGGGCGGCTACCAGAGCATCAACGACCTGGTCCTGCCCCAGGGCCGCCTGCTGGAACAACGCAACCGTACCTGGGAACTGCTCAACGACATTCCCGGCGTCAGTTGCGTCAAACCGATGGGCGCGCTGTATGCCTTCCCGCGTATCGACCCCAAGGTTTGCCCGATCCACAACGATGAAAAATTCGTACTCGACCTGCTGCTGTCCGAGAAGCTGCTGGTGGTCCAGGGCACGGCGTTCAACTGGCCGTGGCCGGATCACTTCCGCGTTGTGACCCTGCCGCGGGTCGATGACCTCGACCAGGCCATCGGTCGGATCGGCAACTTCCTCAAGTCCTACCGCCAATAA
- the msrB gene encoding peptide-methionine (R)-S-oxide reductase MsrB, whose amino-acid sequence MEKLEKTLEEWRAMLDPEQYNVCRLKGTERPFSGKYNATKTDGVYHCICCNEPLFDSQTKFDSGCGWPSFYAPLEGSAVVEVRDVSHGMIRTEVVCAKCDAHLGHVFPDGPPPTGLRYCINSVCLDLVPR is encoded by the coding sequence ATGGAAAAGTTGGAAAAAACCCTTGAAGAATGGCGCGCCATGCTCGACCCGGAACAGTACAACGTCTGTCGGTTGAAGGGCACCGAACGGCCTTTCTCCGGTAAATACAACGCCACCAAGACCGACGGTGTGTACCACTGCATCTGCTGCAACGAACCGCTGTTCGATTCGCAGACCAAATTCGATTCCGGCTGTGGCTGGCCGAGTTTCTATGCGCCGCTCGAAGGCAGCGCGGTGGTGGAGGTGCGGGATGTCAGCCACGGCATGATCCGCACCGAAGTGGTCTGCGCCAAATGCGACGCCCACCTGGGCCACGTCTTCCCCGATGGCCCGCCACCCACGGGCCTGCGTTACTGCATCAACTCGGTGTGCCTGGATCTGGTGCCCCGCTAG
- a CDS encoding glutathione peroxidase: MSDNLLSIPCTTIKGEQKTLADFAGKAVLVVNTASQCGFTPQYKGLEALWQTYKDQGLVVLGFPCNQFGKQEPGNEGAITEFCELNFGVSFPLFKKIEVNGANAHPLFVQLKQRAPGVLGSKGIKWNFTKFLIGKDGQVVKRFAPTTKPQDLTGEIEALLK; the protein is encoded by the coding sequence ATGAGCGACAACCTGCTGAGCATCCCGTGCACCACCATCAAGGGTGAGCAAAAGACCCTCGCCGATTTCGCTGGCAAGGCGGTGCTCGTGGTCAATACCGCCAGCCAGTGCGGGTTCACCCCGCAATACAAGGGCCTTGAGGCGCTGTGGCAGACCTATAAGGACCAAGGTCTGGTGGTGCTGGGCTTTCCCTGCAATCAGTTCGGCAAGCAGGAGCCGGGCAATGAAGGGGCGATCACCGAGTTCTGCGAACTGAACTTCGGCGTGAGCTTTCCGCTGTTCAAGAAAATCGAAGTCAACGGCGCCAACGCCCATCCGCTGTTCGTCCAGCTTAAACAGCGTGCACCCGGCGTGCTGGGGTCCAAAGGGATCAAGTGGAATTTCACCAAGTTCCTGATCGGCAAGGACGGCCAGGTGGTCAAGCGTTTTGCCCCAACCACCAAACCCCAGGACCTGACCGGCGAGATTGAAGCGCTGCTCAAATGA
- a CDS encoding MarR family winged helix-turn-helix transcriptional regulator, with protein MNDLSVDSLKLDSQLCFKLYAASRAVIRGYKPMLDQLGLTYPQYLAMLVLWEWQETAPEQPTVKALGERLLLDSGTLTPLLKRLEQLDLVQRQRSARDEREVHLSLSATGRALREQVGPLKARLLCDSGIDLDRLASLRDGLDHLLGQIKALT; from the coding sequence ATGAATGACCTGTCAGTCGATTCGCTGAAGCTCGACAGCCAGCTGTGCTTCAAGCTGTACGCCGCGTCCCGGGCGGTGATCCGTGGCTACAAGCCGATGTTGGATCAGCTCGGCCTGACCTACCCGCAATACCTGGCGATGCTGGTGCTGTGGGAGTGGCAGGAGACCGCGCCGGAACAACCCACGGTCAAGGCCCTGGGCGAACGGCTGCTGCTGGATTCGGGCACTCTGACGCCGCTGCTCAAGCGCCTGGAACAACTGGACCTGGTCCAGCGCCAGCGTTCGGCCCGCGACGAGCGGGAGGTGCACTTGAGTCTGTCGGCGACAGGTCGGGCTTTGCGTGAGCAGGTCGGCCCGCTCAAGGCCCGCCTGTTGTGCGACAGCGGGATTGACCTGGACCGCCTGGCGAGTTTGCGCGACGGTCTCGATCATCTGCTGGGGCAGATCAAAGCGCTGACGTAG
- a CDS encoding hybrid sensor histidine kinase/response regulator has protein sequence MDIRFTQRLSYKQARLTVLVGFVLGTLLSLMQIGIDYASEDASINREILSLLEISHNPASRIAYNIDSELAQELSMGLLRSPAIIGAELIDNNNTVLASVKRPELQSSYRFISDFLFGAQRQFEDRLYLDHLPGESLGMLRLDVDTYAFGSRFLRRAEVTLLNGFARSLILTGLLLALFYVMLTKPLVRVIRELSSRDPSNHEQNRLECPAGHQSDEIGVLVSVANQQFDNISTEIQQRRTAENRLTEYLAQLENIVSARTAELKAINARLSQSNEELEVARRTALDMAEARSAFLANMSHEIRTPLNGLLGMIALSLDGPLTAEQQQQLSIAHDSGKVLVELLNDILDLSKFDAGQLELERIPFDLGSLVEDTANLLSQNAAPSVELACLIDPQFPAQILGDPTRVRQIVSNLLSNALKFTRFGRVDVKLSHYDGGVRIEVCDTGIGIPQEAQARILQPFTQAGAGITRQFGGTGLGLALTYNLCEAMQGRLTISSEAGFGSQFCADLPLPCHTPAAPVELLRGNVVAITSASSGLAELLEMLLPGWGLDYVRRSVDDRLLGLKPDILITDCPECLFTLRPTFDAPILLVTAYGSFMPSEEAAALAPLLQQARPLARHALYQILRRALQSEATTINDAQIETRAPSKRGRVLLVEDNPVNQLVAKGMLVKLGCEVIVAGHGAEALDQLEQQVFDLVLMDCNMPVMDGYEASRQIRRSGRWPDLPIVALTANAMPEERERCRVAGMSDYLSKPFRREELAALLDQWVPTTSAL, from the coding sequence ACCCGGCCTCGCGCATCGCCTACAACATCGACTCCGAACTCGCCCAGGAGCTGTCCATGGGCCTGTTGCGTTCACCGGCCATCATCGGTGCCGAGCTGATCGACAATAACAATACCGTGCTGGCCAGCGTCAAACGGCCAGAGTTGCAAAGCAGTTACCGGTTCATCAGCGACTTCCTGTTCGGCGCCCAGCGCCAATTCGAAGACCGACTCTACCTGGATCACCTGCCCGGCGAATCCCTGGGCATGCTGCGGCTGGACGTCGACACCTACGCGTTCGGCAGCCGCTTCCTGCGCCGCGCCGAAGTCACGCTGCTCAACGGTTTTGCCCGCAGCCTGATCCTGACCGGCCTGCTGCTGGCGTTGTTCTATGTGATGCTGACCAAGCCCCTGGTCCGGGTCATTCGCGAGCTGAGCAGTCGCGACCCGAGCAACCACGAACAGAACCGCCTGGAATGCCCTGCCGGCCACCAGTCCGATGAAATCGGTGTACTGGTGTCGGTCGCCAACCAACAGTTCGACAATATCTCCACCGAAATCCAGCAGCGGCGCACGGCCGAAAACCGTCTCACCGAATACCTGGCGCAACTGGAAAACATCGTCTCGGCACGCACTGCCGAACTCAAGGCCATCAACGCCCGCCTCAGCCAATCCAACGAAGAGCTGGAGGTTGCCCGGCGCACGGCGCTGGACATGGCCGAAGCCCGCTCTGCCTTCCTGGCCAACATGAGCCATGAGATCCGCACGCCACTCAACGGCCTGCTGGGGATGATCGCGCTGTCCCTGGACGGTCCCCTGACGGCCGAGCAACAACAGCAGCTGTCGATTGCCCATGACTCGGGCAAGGTCCTGGTCGAGTTGCTCAACGACATTCTCGACCTGTCGAAATTCGACGCCGGTCAATTGGAACTCGAGCGCATCCCGTTCGACCTCGGCTCCCTCGTCGAGGATACCGCCAACCTGCTGTCCCAGAACGCCGCCCCCAGCGTCGAGCTCGCCTGCCTGATCGACCCGCAGTTCCCGGCGCAGATCCTTGGCGACCCGACCCGGGTGCGGCAGATCGTCAGCAACCTGCTGTCCAACGCACTGAAGTTCACGCGCTTCGGCCGGGTCGATGTGAAATTGAGCCACTACGACGGCGGTGTACGGATCGAGGTCTGCGACACGGGCATTGGCATCCCCCAAGAGGCCCAAGCGAGAATTTTGCAGCCGTTCACCCAGGCAGGCGCGGGTATTACCCGCCAGTTTGGTGGCACCGGGCTGGGCCTGGCGCTGACCTACAACCTCTGCGAAGCCATGCAGGGTCGATTGACCATCAGTTCCGAAGCCGGCTTCGGCAGCCAGTTCTGCGCCGACCTGCCCCTGCCCTGCCATACCCCTGCGGCGCCTGTCGAACTCCTGCGCGGCAACGTCGTCGCCATTACCTCCGCCAGCAGCGGCCTGGCCGAGTTGCTGGAAATGTTGCTACCGGGCTGGGGGCTCGACTACGTGAGGCGCTCCGTGGATGACAGGCTGCTGGGGCTCAAGCCGGATATTCTGATCACTGATTGCCCGGAATGCCTATTCACCCTGCGACCAACCTTCGACGCTCCGATCCTGCTGGTGACCGCCTATGGCAGCTTCATGCCCAGCGAAGAGGCCGCTGCCCTCGCGCCCCTGTTACAGCAGGCTCGGCCGCTGGCACGCCATGCGCTGTACCAGATCCTGCGACGCGCCCTGCAAAGCGAGGCAACCACCATTAATGATGCGCAGATCGAAACCCGGGCGCCGTCCAAGCGCGGGCGGGTGTTGCTGGTGGAGGATAATCCGGTCAACCAACTGGTGGCCAAGGGCATGCTGGTCAAGCTGGGCTGCGAAGTCATCGTCGCGGGCCATGGCGCCGAGGCCCTGGATCAACTTGAACAACAGGTTTTCGACCTGGTGCTGATGGACTGCAACATGCCGGTGATGGACGGGTACGAAGCCAGCCGGCAGATCCGCCGAAGCGGGCGCTGGCCGGATCTGCCGATTGTCGCGCTGACGGCCAACGCCATGCCCGAGGAGCGCGAGCGCTGCCGGGTCGCCGGCATGAGCGATTACTTGTCCAAGCCGTTCCGCCGCGAAGAGCTGGCAGCGCTGCTGGATCAGTGGGTACCCACTACGTCAGCGCTTTGA